TGCAAATTCTCATAGTAGAGGTCGCGAATCGCTCGCGGCAAATCACCCTCGTTCGGGTCGAAATTGCCATAATCTTTCAGAAACCTCTCGAGCTGCTGCTCTTTGGGGTCAGACAACGTTTCGTCGAAGTATTTGCGCCGTGCGCTCTCGTCGAACGCCAATGCACCTGCAGTGCCTGGCCGGGGGGTGTTGAGCGCGACCTTCGTGCGCTTCTTGTCAGGTATCGACTTGCCTTCGCGCCACAGCCGGTAGTTTTCGATTACCTCATTGCGATCGAGCATCTTTTCGAGCTCTTGCGGAGCTTCTTTGATCTCTTCGCGAAACGGTTTGTCGATAGTCTTCAATGTCGGAAAAATATCTTTCGCAATGATATTGCGGTAGTCGCGTTTGCGCTTACGGTACTCTTCGGGAACATTCGGGTTAACCGCCGAACCAGAATCGTCTTTGCTGCCATAGCTGTCGTTCAGCTCTTCGCCTTCTTCGGTGCGATCGAGCTGCTCTTTCCATTTACCGCCGGGTATGCCAAACTCTTGGGCGAAGTCGCCCTGACCATTTTTGCCAGAGTCAGCCATCGGGCCATTTTGAAATCCACCACCGTCGTCTTTCTGCTCTTGCTGCCCCTGCGACGGGGGCTGCGGCATCATTTGCACGCTCAGTTGCATCAGCGGCTGGTTGCAGATCGCGAGCTCATTCACGGGCGTGCCCTTGATCGCAAGATGCGTGAACAGCGAAAGGTGCATCAGCGCCGAGAGATAAAGAAAAAGGGCCCAGCGCTGTCGCTGTACGAATGCCCAAAAGCTGATGAGGATTTCGTTCGTCATTGCGACTTTTCGGCCAAGGCAGTCTTCACTCGCACGTGCACCGATATCGCTTTGGTTTGAACCCGGCGCGCTGTGTCAACGAGATTGAATGCAGCGCCTGCTGCCGCAAGCGCAAAGCACGCTCAGAAATTATGCCGAATGCGTGAGCGCCGGTTTTCACGGCGTGTACGGGTCAAATAGTGGATCACACACCCCACCAGAACCCGCAGAGGGGGTGTCCACACAATCGAGGTTGATACGGCCCACTCTACCATTAAATACTGAGGTTAGGTACAAGTACGTCCTTTTTGTGTTCTTCGCCGCCGAAGTCACAAGTGCAAGTCCGTGTGGTTGAGCATAATAGTCGGGGGGATAATAGCTGACACCCGCATAGGGGTCTGACCCCGGGGCGGATTGCTGGTTTTCCCATGACACTTTACCGTGACCGAGCCATCCACAATAAGATTCGCTGCGCGCGGGCGCTGCGCAGTTCGACCCATCGATACGCCATTTGACAATTCGGTTATTGAGGCGGTCAGCCACGTAAAGATAAGTGCCATCGCTCGCGACAGCCGAAGGGTTTCTAAAATACTTGTTCGCGCTCTGCCCAATGCCAGTTGGCACAGTCGCCATCGAGTTCCAGGTAGCAGCACCATCACCCAGCCAGCCGGTTGACGCGCCAGTCGTTACATTGACGCGCACAATACGGTGATTGCCTTCGTCGGCAATGTAAAGAAACCCGCCCGCCAGCACAATGCCACGTGGGTCACGAAAAAAGCCTGCTGCGCTGCCGGCATTACCTGGCTGTGGGGTTGTACTGGTTATCCAGCCGTCATTGCCGTTGCCAATGTAGGAGTGAAAGGCGCCGGTTGTGCGGTCGCGGCGCAGAATTCGGTTCGCTCCGTAATCCACAATGTAAAGATACGTCGCATCAGAGGTGAGACTCCAGGGTAACAGCATCATGCGCGGGTTGTCGGTTGCCCCGGCGTTGTAGAGCGTGAGCGGCGTCTGCACCGTGGTTGCATTCTGCCAAAGATCATCGCCGGCCACCCAGGGGTTCTGGCCATACCCTATCCAGGCGACAAAGTTGCCTGCGCTGTCATATTTGACGATGCGGCGATTACCCGAGTCAGCCACATAGACATTGTGCGCGCTGTCAGCATGCACGCCCTGCGGCGAATCAAACGTGTGCGCGCAGTGGTTGTTCACGTAGCGATCTGAGTTCGTGCTCCAGGGCGTGCCTGTCGTCGGGCAGCTGGTCGAGGTGCTGCCGAGGCGGCCCAACGGGTTGCCGTTATCGAGGTTCACCCGCTGCACACTCATGTTGTTGTAGTCGGTAATATAAAGATAGTTGTTCGGGTACCCGCCGCCAGCAAACGCTGCAATGCCACCCGGGCGATAATAGGCGCCATCTTGATTATTACGCCAGACCGCACCTGTATCGCTCTGCCATTCGAAATCGGGTGAAGGCTGCGTGCCATACGAGCTCGAACCAATCCATTTTGTGTGGTTGCGTTTAGAAATCAGCGTTTCGTCAAACGGCCTGCAACTACCCGTCTTGTTGGGATTGTAAACGAGCACGTGCACGTTATCCCACAATGCGAGACCAAAACCACCACTACCGAACGGCAGAGTCTGGCCTGCATCGTACGTGCGCAGCGTAATCGTTGTCGGCGGGGTCGCCGAGATCATGCTGTTTTCTGAACGGGTGTTGATAACGTATTTCAGCGGCAGCTCGCCCGCTACCACGCCCGTGGCACCGGCAGCATTCGTCGTTGTCTTGTCGCCACCATCGAATCGGTGCCTGAAATAAACATATGAATTCGGTTTCAAACCCACCGAGCCGTCGGCGCACTTAGGACCTTCAAAGTTAAACGGTATGTTATTTGAGTATTTTGATTTAATCGTCGTGCCGTTAACAGTCGCCGCTGAATTGCCGATCT
The sequence above is a segment of the Turneriella parva DSM 21527 genome. Coding sequences within it:
- a CDS encoding NHL repeat-containing protein — protein: MSHNRRYILTLPLIITALMAVVNCARLGEAPVTFTEMNILPAQPIEPSSVVKPGMGASGGPITWSFWVKTRTAAADAMLGSFNPFYKLDARRISVSENFALYLEQSSNALIPASSVKVGSITAASITISGLPSTSDLAQGMRVTGSGIPADTAVATITDASTVTLTKPATVTDGFAVLTFSAIRVRDGNLTVSSAVINGLSSTADLAVDMKVTGAGIPDGACILTITNGSTIVLNKGATNLGASTLSFHPGGDAVLCAMERAYANLKSIYGSGEHPYANNNARIVILAYNIQDDYATTGNYVGGYFSPRDLYSNNFTKALFTDPVALQQYSGQIGALGGYSNEMSIVHYDLNPGYSTNAAQVNDIVIHELSHLFTYSRRVITHRLLNHDLWIAEGIAENAPHVTIATANVQQLRLTQLASPSVIDYYQDAPQLTDFLGWASKVIAYLQSNLFFNYLRHRAEMVSGGNATTFMTQLMTQTDQTINGLDTLLQTRIPGETFSSLYGDFVITHYLSLLGIPIDPTTGLNNGAASQTRFSFSNVQIGNSAATVNGTTIKSKYSNNIPFNFEGPKCADGSVGLKPNSYVYFRHRFDGGDKTTTNAAGATGVVAGELPLKYVINTRSENSMISATPPTTITLRTYDAGQTLPFGSGGFGLALWDNVHVLVYNPNKTGSCRPFDETLISKRNHTKWIGSSSYGTQPSPDFEWQSDTGAVWRNNQDGAYYRPGGIAAFAGGGYPNNYLYITDYNNMSVQRVNLDNGNPLGRLGSTSTSCPTTGTPWSTNSDRYVNNHCAHTFDSPQGVHADSAHNVYVADSGNRRIVKYDSAGNFVAWIGYGQNPWVAGDDLWQNATTVQTPLTLYNAGATDNPRMMLLPWSLTSDATYLYIVDYGANRILRRDRTTGAFHSYIGNGNDGWITSTTPQPGNAGSAAGFFRDPRGIVLAGGFLYIADEGNHRIVRVNVTTGASTGWLGDGAATWNSMATVPTGIGQSANKYFRNPSAVASDGTYLYVADRLNNRIVKWRIDGSNCAAPARSESYCGWLGHGKVSWENQQSAPGSDPYAGVSYYPPDYYAQPHGLALVTSAAKNTKRTYLYLTSVFNGRVGRINLDCVDTPSAGSGGVCDPLFDPYTP